A DNA window from Luteolibacter luteus contains the following coding sequences:
- a CDS encoding DUF1501 domain-containing protein, protein MNTLHDYNSAITRRQFFRKNGTGLGVAALSSLLGSGQAFSSGPSPAALEGMLPHIAPKAKRAIYISLIGAPSQLDLFDYKPDLQKRFKEDLKDWLAKEGQRLTGMTSGQAAFPLAPTIFKFAQHRKSGAWISELLPWTARMADDLCIIKSMHTEAINHEPANQLVYTGNMQSGKASLGSWLSYGLGSMNEDLPTFVVLHANHSSPYSNVQAISARLWGAGYLPGKHAGVALRSKGDPVLYLQDAPGISRDLRRKMLDGLNAMNQRSYEAVGDPEIQTRIQQYEMAFRMQASVPELADMSSEPEHIYELYGKDSKVRGTFASSALMARRLLERGTRFVQIFHRGWDQHGDLPRDLRSQCMDVDQGCYGLIQDLKQRGMLDDTLVIWGGEFGRTVYCQGGLSETNYGRDHHPRCFSLWMAGGGIKGGQVYGETDEMSYNITQNPVHIRDLHATILNQLGLSHEKLSFKFQGLDQRLTGVEPAKVVKDILA, encoded by the coding sequence ATGAACACGCTCCACGACTACAACTCCGCGATCACGCGCCGCCAGTTCTTCCGGAAAAACGGCACTGGCCTCGGAGTCGCCGCCCTGAGCTCGCTGCTGGGTAGCGGACAAGCCTTCTCTTCCGGACCTTCACCGGCGGCGCTGGAAGGAATGCTGCCGCACATCGCACCGAAGGCAAAGCGGGCGATCTATATCTCGCTGATCGGGGCGCCTTCGCAGCTCGATCTCTTCGATTACAAGCCCGACCTCCAGAAGCGCTTCAAGGAAGACCTGAAAGACTGGCTGGCGAAGGAAGGCCAGCGCCTGACCGGCATGACCTCGGGGCAAGCAGCCTTCCCGCTCGCTCCAACCATCTTCAAGTTCGCGCAGCACAGGAAATCCGGAGCTTGGATCAGCGAGCTGCTGCCCTGGACCGCACGCATGGCGGATGACCTCTGCATCATCAAATCGATGCACACGGAAGCCATCAACCACGAGCCCGCGAACCAGCTTGTCTACACCGGCAACATGCAGTCCGGGAAGGCATCGCTTGGATCATGGCTCTCCTACGGCCTCGGCAGCATGAACGAGGACCTGCCGACCTTTGTCGTCCTGCACGCCAACCATTCTTCGCCATACTCGAATGTGCAGGCCATCTCGGCGCGCCTCTGGGGTGCTGGCTATCTGCCGGGCAAGCACGCCGGCGTGGCCCTGCGATCGAAGGGTGATCCGGTGCTCTACCTTCAAGATGCACCCGGCATCTCCCGCGACCTGCGGCGCAAGATGCTGGACGGGCTGAATGCCATGAACCAGCGTTCCTATGAAGCGGTGGGTGATCCGGAAATCCAGACCCGCATCCAGCAATACGAGATGGCCTTCCGCATGCAGGCCTCGGTGCCGGAACTCGCCGACATGTCCAGCGAGCCGGAGCACATCTACGAGCTCTATGGAAAGGACAGCAAGGTGCGCGGCACCTTTGCCAGCTCGGCCCTGATGGCGCGCCGGCTTTTGGAGCGTGGCACCCGCTTCGTTCAAATCTTCCACCGCGGGTGGGACCAGCACGGTGACTTGCCGCGCGATCTGCGCTCGCAGTGCATGGATGTGGACCAGGGCTGCTACGGCCTTATCCAGGATCTCAAGCAACGCGGCATGTTGGATGACACCTTGGTCATCTGGGGCGGTGAATTCGGTCGTACCGTTTACTGCCAGGGCGGACTCAGCGAGACGAACTACGGTCGCGACCATCACCCGCGCTGCTTCTCGCTCTGGATGGCCGGCGGCGGCATCAAGGGCGGACAAGTCTATGGCGAGACAGATGAGATGAGTTACAACATCACGCAGAACCCGGTTCACATCCGTGACCTGCACGCGACCATCCTGAACCAGCTCGGCTTGAGCCATGAGAAGCTGAGCTTCAAGTTCCAAGGACTGGATCAGCGCCTCACCGGGGTGGAACCGGCGAAGGTGGTGAAGGATATTCTGGCCTGA
- a CDS encoding TatD family hydrolase, translating into MLFDSHNHLQRFRDPARIIAEMRAVGIGGCVVNGTSEEDWEAVAHLAEGFQDFVRPAFGLHPWHAHQRTEGWLQRLEDFLDRFPNASIGECGLDGWVAGPSLEIQREVFLPQLALARDRKMPLTIHALKAWEPLFEAFEEEAPPEKFLMHSFGGSPELVKRLAPMGAWFSFSGYFLQPRKSKVVESFKVVPRDRLLIETDAPDMMPPAEFVTHELKGLNHPANLARIGEGLAERLGLSTGELAEETAGNHLQFFGF; encoded by the coding sequence ATGCTCTTCGATTCCCACAATCACCTCCAGCGCTTCCGGGATCCGGCACGGATCATCGCGGAGATGCGGGCGGTGGGTATCGGCGGCTGTGTAGTAAATGGGACCTCGGAAGAGGACTGGGAAGCCGTCGCCCATTTGGCGGAGGGCTTTCAGGATTTCGTGCGTCCTGCCTTTGGACTACACCCTTGGCATGCGCACCAGCGCACGGAGGGATGGCTACAGCGCTTGGAGGATTTTCTGGACCGCTTTCCGAACGCCTCCATCGGTGAATGCGGCTTGGACGGCTGGGTTGCCGGCCCGTCTCTGGAAATCCAGCGCGAGGTCTTTCTTCCGCAACTTGCCCTCGCCCGCGATCGGAAAATGCCGCTCACCATCCACGCCCTGAAGGCATGGGAGCCTTTGTTCGAAGCCTTCGAGGAAGAGGCCCCGCCGGAAAAATTCCTGATGCATTCCTTCGGTGGCTCCCCGGAACTCGTGAAGCGCCTCGCGCCGATGGGCGCTTGGTTTTCCTTCTCCGGATACTTCCTCCAGCCGCGGAAGTCGAAGGTAGTCGAGTCCTTCAAAGTCGTCCCGCGTGACCGCCTGCTAATCGAGACCGACGCACCCGACATGATGCCCCCCGCGGAGTTCGTAACCCACGAACTCAAGGGCCTGAATCACCCAGCAAACCTTGCACGGATTGGGGAAGGCCTCGCCGAACGACTTGGCCTGAGCACCGGCGAGCTCGCCGAAGAGACTGCCGGAAATCACCTGCAGTTCTTCGGCTTCTAG
- a CDS encoding RidA family protein, protein MDSILARIESLGHKLPDVPVPVAAYVNCVRSGNLLFLSGGLPIDGDRKVIGKVPADVSIEEAQEGARIIILNRLAVVKQEIGSLDKVKQIVALNGFVNSTPDFYGHPQVVNGASELLIEIFGDKGKHSRTALGAAALPLNVAVEINLIVEVE, encoded by the coding sequence ATGGACAGCATCCTCGCCCGCATCGAATCCCTCGGCCACAAGCTCCCAGACGTTCCCGTGCCCGTGGCGGCCTACGTGAACTGCGTGCGGAGTGGCAATCTGCTCTTCCTTTCCGGTGGCCTCCCGATCGATGGGGATCGCAAGGTGATCGGCAAGGTGCCTGCCGATGTCTCCATCGAGGAAGCCCAGGAGGGTGCCCGTATCATCATCCTGAACCGCCTTGCTGTGGTGAAGCAAGAGATCGGCTCGCTCGACAAGGTGAAGCAGATCGTCGCCCTGAATGGCTTCGTGAACTCCACTCCGGACTTTTACGGTCATCCGCAGGTCGTGAATGGAGCCAGCGAACTCCTGATCGAAATCTTCGGCGACAAGGGCAAGCACTCCCGCACCGCTCTCGGTGCCGCGGCCCTGCCGCTGAATGTCGCGGTCGAGATCAATTTGATTGTCGAGGTCGAGTAA
- a CDS encoding carbon-nitrogen hydrolase family protein: MTGQGEIAAQELDAVERGQGSSWRQWTAEVLLSVALFHAAMAFPMASGWLVLLSLVFLLRLRRATTVRRAFYGGLLVGVGIMGPQLLFFAKIFSVFAVALWFLLAIWFGIFVALGKQVERRFGRQWGMAAAPFLWMGLEFIRCEVWPLKFAWLTPGFVLPPAWWAGSFHWLGVYGTGAALVYAAAWAADPARGPIKWVLPAFLPAVLIGLPAANPGKDASKMISVAGVQWEEPLPEQVIESLDEALKRAPESQLIVLSEYTYLGDPPRELKEWCRRNKMHVLVGGMDRQVAEHTEERVYNTAFLVGPDGEIALKQVKSVPIQFMNDGLPARHQRLWDSPAGKVGIAICYDMNYARVMDRLITRDAELLIVPAMDVMSWGPHAHKLSAQLAAVRAAEYGVPLFRLASSGFSRIVSPDGKIVKELGVPGQGEIIWEKIPLVGTGRRPLDRWLLWPCAGLAAVLTTFLSLEKLWKRKRGP, translated from the coding sequence ATGACCGGGCAAGGAGAGATCGCCGCACAAGAATTGGACGCGGTAGAGCGGGGGCAGGGCAGCAGCTGGCGCCAGTGGACAGCGGAAGTCCTGCTATCCGTCGCGCTCTTCCATGCGGCCATGGCTTTTCCGATGGCGTCGGGCTGGCTCGTCCTGCTTTCGCTGGTTTTCCTGCTCCGCTTGCGCCGGGCCACCACGGTGCGCCGGGCCTTTTACGGGGGGCTGCTGGTGGGGGTGGGGATCATGGGCCCGCAACTGCTGTTTTTCGCGAAGATCTTCTCCGTCTTCGCCGTGGCGCTATGGTTTCTGCTGGCGATCTGGTTTGGAATCTTCGTGGCGCTGGGCAAGCAGGTGGAGCGACGCTTCGGGCGGCAGTGGGGGATGGCGGCGGCACCCTTCCTGTGGATGGGCTTGGAATTCATTCGCTGCGAGGTCTGGCCATTGAAATTCGCCTGGCTCACGCCCGGCTTCGTGCTGCCGCCGGCATGGTGGGCGGGAAGCTTTCACTGGCTGGGAGTCTACGGGACCGGTGCGGCACTCGTCTACGCGGCCGCGTGGGCGGCCGACCCTGCGCGAGGGCCGATCAAATGGGTGCTGCCGGCGTTTCTACCCGCCGTCCTGATCGGGCTGCCTGCGGCGAACCCGGGAAAAGATGCGTCGAAGATGATCTCGGTGGCGGGCGTGCAATGGGAGGAGCCGCTGCCGGAACAGGTGATCGAAAGCCTGGATGAGGCTCTGAAGCGGGCTCCGGAATCCCAGCTCATCGTCCTGAGCGAGTATACGTATTTGGGAGATCCGCCGAGGGAGCTGAAGGAATGGTGCCGACGGAACAAGATGCATGTGCTGGTGGGCGGGATGGACCGGCAAGTCGCCGAGCACACGGAGGAGCGGGTTTATAACACGGCTTTCCTGGTCGGTCCCGATGGAGAGATCGCCCTGAAGCAAGTGAAGTCAGTGCCGATCCAATTTATGAACGACGGGCTGCCTGCACGGCACCAGCGTCTGTGGGATAGTCCGGCAGGAAAGGTCGGGATCGCGATCTGCTACGACATGAATTACGCGCGGGTGATGGACCGCTTGATTACCCGCGATGCCGAGTTGCTCATCGTGCCCGCGATGGACGTGATGAGCTGGGGGCCGCACGCGCACAAGCTGAGTGCGCAACTGGCGGCGGTGCGGGCGGCGGAATATGGGGTGCCTCTCTTCCGTCTCGCGAGCTCGGGCTTCTCGCGGATCGTTTCCCCGGACGGAAAAATCGTGAAGGAACTCGGTGTGCCCGGGCAGGGGGAGATCATCTGGGAGAAGATTCCCTTGGTTGGGACAGGGCGAAGGCCGCTTGACCGGTGGTTGCTATGGCCTTGTGCGGGGCTGGCGGCCGTGCTGACCACTTTCCTGAGCCTGGAGAAGCTCTGGAAACGGAAGAGGGGACCCTGA
- a CDS encoding nucleotidyltransferase family protein produces MKPTLLVLAAGMGSRYGGLKQMDPMGPNGETVLDYSVFDAIRAGFGKVVFIIREDFADAFKNSVGARFAGKIEVDYAFQKLEDLPEGFSVPEGRTKPWGTAHAVRAARHVVDGPFAVINADDFYGADAYQSIARWFAAGSADASKDHYSMVGYPLRNTLSQHGSVNRGICKTDANGLLTDVEEVVDIARDADGVCRGTALDGSRREIEDTSPVSMNFWGFTRSFFDQIEEHFTAFLTEKGGEQKSECYIPTVVDDLIRREKADCLVLDTTSSWFGVTYPDDKPHVVASIAKLIEAGEYPSPLG; encoded by the coding sequence ATGAAACCGACTCTACTCGTTCTCGCCGCAGGCATGGGCTCCCGATACGGCGGCCTCAAGCAGATGGACCCGATGGGCCCCAATGGGGAGACCGTGCTGGATTACTCCGTCTTTGACGCGATCCGCGCCGGCTTCGGCAAGGTCGTCTTCATCATCCGCGAGGACTTCGCCGATGCCTTCAAGAACAGCGTCGGAGCCCGCTTCGCCGGCAAGATCGAGGTGGATTACGCCTTCCAGAAGCTGGAAGACCTCCCGGAAGGTTTCAGCGTGCCGGAAGGACGCACCAAGCCTTGGGGCACCGCCCACGCCGTGCGCGCCGCCCGCCACGTGGTGGACGGCCCCTTCGCCGTGATCAATGCCGACGACTTCTATGGTGCCGATGCCTATCAATCGATCGCCCGCTGGTTCGCTGCCGGTTCCGCGGATGCATCGAAGGACCACTACTCGATGGTCGGCTATCCGCTGCGCAATACCCTCTCCCAGCACGGCTCCGTGAACCGCGGCATCTGTAAGACCGATGCGAACGGCCTGCTGACCGACGTCGAGGAAGTGGTGGACATCGCCCGGGATGCCGATGGCGTCTGCCGCGGCACCGCCCTCGATGGCTCCCGCCGCGAAATCGAGGACACCTCGCCGGTCTCCATGAACTTCTGGGGTTTCACCCGCAGCTTCTTCGATCAGATCGAGGAGCACTTCACCGCCTTCCTCACCGAAAAGGGCGGCGAGCAGAAGTCCGAGTGCTACATCCCCACCGTGGTCGATGACCTCATCCGCCGCGAGAAAGCCGATTGCCTGGTGCTCGACACCACCTCTTCCTGGTTCGGAGTCACCTATCCGGATGACAAGCCGCACGTGGTCGCTTCCATCGCCAAGCTCATCGAAGCCGGCGAGTATCCCAGCCCATTGGGCTGA
- a CDS encoding M23 family metallopeptidase: protein MLRPLALAAALLAPLVSSALELQLPTENHHLFSNEPEKFYMYVDRTFEGETTKPWEGGSFGFVRTPIRLGQDVVLTKFHEGIDIAPIKRDKAGNPLDLVMAITDGTVVHTSPVAGRSNYGKYVVVEHKLEDGTFYSVYAHLAEITVQPGNPVKPGSVLGRMGYTGAGIDRTRAHVHLEMCLLMSTHYEGWHHTYSGGTNFHGNFNGMNLAGMDVATLFLEHKKNPQLRVQDFVMACPAYFKVTVPRKESWDFAERHKWMVKGDISAPSPSWEISFTATGLAVGITPSPREVTEPTVTAVRSSRVSHRLLTRGLIDGKAGGNATLTRSGKQLIALLTDSFPTTPPAAAPKH from the coding sequence ATGCTTCGCCCGCTCGCTCTCGCTGCCGCCCTTCTTGCCCCCCTCGTTTCCTCCGCTCTGGAGCTCCAGCTCCCGACGGAGAACCACCATCTTTTCTCCAACGAACCGGAGAAATTCTACATGTATGTGGATCGCACCTTCGAGGGCGAGACCACCAAGCCTTGGGAAGGTGGCAGCTTCGGCTTCGTGCGGACGCCGATCCGGCTCGGTCAGGATGTGGTTCTGACCAAGTTCCACGAGGGCATCGACATCGCACCGATCAAGCGGGACAAGGCCGGCAACCCCCTCGACCTGGTGATGGCCATCACCGATGGCACCGTGGTTCATACCAGCCCGGTCGCCGGACGCTCGAACTATGGCAAGTACGTCGTGGTGGAGCACAAGCTCGAGGACGGCACCTTTTATAGCGTCTACGCCCACCTCGCGGAAATCACCGTGCAGCCGGGAAACCCGGTGAAGCCCGGTTCCGTGCTGGGCCGCATGGGATATACCGGCGCCGGCATCGACCGCACCCGCGCCCACGTCCATTTGGAAATGTGCCTGCTGATGAGCACGCACTACGAAGGCTGGCATCACACCTACTCCGGCGGCACGAATTTCCACGGGAACTTCAATGGGATGAACCTCGCCGGCATGGACGTGGCGACCCTCTTCCTGGAGCACAAGAAGAACCCGCAGCTCCGTGTGCAGGACTTCGTGATGGCCTGTCCCGCTTATTTCAAGGTCACCGTACCGCGGAAGGAGAGCTGGGACTTCGCCGAGCGCCACAAGTGGATGGTGAAGGGCGATATTTCCGCTCCCTCGCCTTCCTGGGAAATCTCATTCACCGCCACCGGCCTCGCCGTGGGCATCACTCCGAGCCCGCGCGAGGTGACCGAGCCGACCGTGACCGCAGTGCGCAGTTCGCGGGTCTCCCATCGCCTCCTTACCCGTGGCCTGATTGACGGCAAGGCGGGCGGCAATGCCACGCTGACCCGCTCTGGAAAACAATTGATCGCCTTGCTCACGGATTCCTTCCCGACCACGCCTCCGGCTGCGGCTCCGAAGCATTGA
- a CDS encoding DUF1553 domain-containing protein, with product MHFSPELSRFSAAALGSCLLLAACERRESGAAASTPAAAVADAAAEKKTEPAPLPQPKPTLPETISFNEHVQPVLSEYCYHCHGPDSGTREPKSAPLRLDIEKEAFAIREDGKPVIVKGKPGESRLVQLIHEQDPEKIMPPPISHKTLAPEQIALLEKWIEQGAPYEAHWSFIPVKRPEAPAAGKDWAQNPIDNFIAAKLKDNGLTPNPPEDPARLYRRLHFDLTGLPPSPEETEAFVKEAAVNRKGAVELAADKLLATTASAEHYARYWLDAARYADTHGIHIDNYRAIWPYRDWVVRAFQANMPWDQFTTEQIAGDMLPDRTLDQQVATGFSRCLATTGEGGAIAEEYDAIYAKDRAETVSAVWLGLTTGCAACHDHKFDPVSTKEFYSLTAFFRNTPMSALDGNNAEHPPNVFVPLMEDRERWTSVTTEIAQANQQIASRRDAARPEFEAWVSNASIAPAPEIDSTLVLHLPLTEPEGPLRGLVDGESREWPANLSRIDAPLGKAPVVSDGPVDLGDLGNFKREDRITYGGFIRVEGTPTGAVVARMNPAQSFRGWDLYLQGGQPAAHVIDTWDNSANKIVAPAPLPSGEWHHVMVTFDGTTPGQQASAIYIDGKRQNAAPYPNTVGGTIETDVPLRLGARHNDDSKLNGKVALQDFRFYRRLLSDQEIGTLAQNAMLQHIASIPAEQRTKEQVDSLFNYYLVNVDAPTRDLQAKLEGLKSEQSTLRSRGSVSLVMEEKKDEPFAHVLTRGVYSDKGERVTPTTPAVLPPMAADSPKNRLGLARWLNDPANPLPARVTMNRTWYYLFGTGIVETNDDFGIMGARPSHPKLLDWLAAEFVDSKWDYRHMLKLIVTSAAYQQSGVVSPEKLEKDPSNRLISRGPRYRMDAEELRDMALFAADLISNKVGGPPVKPYQPEGIWEAVAMKESNTRNYKQDSGEALYRRSLYTFWKRTAPHPAMEILNAPSREVFCVRRDRTNTPLQAFVTLNDPQFVEASRRLAENAMKAGSDPAARLDFITTRLFSRKLEDAERKLALDTLDSALAAYRADADAAKALIANGETKADSVLDVPELAAWTLVSSQLLNLDETLNK from the coding sequence ATGCATTTTTCTCCAGAGCTTTCTCGCTTTTCAGCGGCTGCCCTCGGGTCATGCCTCCTTCTGGCAGCCTGTGAACGGCGCGAATCTGGCGCAGCAGCGTCCACGCCTGCCGCGGCGGTGGCCGATGCCGCCGCAGAGAAAAAGACCGAGCCTGCTCCCCTTCCCCAGCCGAAGCCCACGCTACCGGAAACCATTTCCTTCAACGAGCACGTCCAACCGGTGCTCTCGGAGTATTGCTACCACTGCCACGGCCCGGACTCGGGAACGCGCGAGCCAAAGTCCGCGCCACTCCGGCTCGATATCGAGAAAGAAGCCTTCGCTATCCGGGAGGACGGCAAGCCGGTCATCGTGAAGGGCAAGCCGGGCGAGTCCCGCTTGGTGCAGCTCATCCACGAGCAGGATCCCGAAAAGATCATGCCGCCGCCGATTTCCCACAAGACCTTGGCGCCGGAGCAGATCGCTCTCTTGGAAAAATGGATCGAGCAGGGAGCCCCCTACGAAGCTCACTGGTCCTTCATTCCCGTAAAGCGCCCTGAAGCCCCGGCAGCCGGTAAGGACTGGGCCCAGAACCCCATCGACAACTTCATCGCCGCCAAGCTGAAGGACAACGGTCTGACCCCGAATCCTCCGGAGGACCCCGCGCGTCTTTATCGCCGTCTCCATTTCGATCTCACCGGCCTGCCACCTTCACCGGAAGAAACGGAAGCTTTCGTCAAGGAAGCCGCTGTGAATCGCAAGGGCGCGGTCGAACTCGCCGCCGACAAGCTGCTTGCCACCACCGCCAGCGCCGAGCACTACGCCCGCTACTGGCTGGATGCCGCGCGTTATGCCGACACGCACGGCATCCACATCGACAACTACCGCGCGATCTGGCCTTACCGCGACTGGGTGGTCCGCGCCTTCCAGGCAAACATGCCATGGGACCAATTCACCACCGAGCAGATCGCGGGTGACATGCTTCCGGACCGCACCTTGGATCAGCAGGTCGCCACCGGCTTCAGCCGTTGTCTCGCGACCACAGGCGAGGGCGGCGCGATCGCCGAGGAGTATGATGCGATCTACGCGAAGGATCGCGCGGAAACCGTCTCCGCTGTCTGGCTCGGCCTGACCACGGGCTGTGCCGCCTGCCACGATCACAAGTTCGATCCGGTTTCTACGAAGGAGTTCTACTCGCTCACGGCCTTCTTCCGGAATACGCCAATGTCCGCGCTGGATGGCAACAATGCCGAGCATCCACCGAATGTCTTCGTGCCGCTGATGGAAGATCGCGAACGCTGGACTTCGGTAACCACCGAAATCGCCCAGGCAAACCAGCAAATCGCCAGCCGCCGCGACGCCGCCCGACCGGAGTTCGAGGCCTGGGTGTCGAACGCAAGCATCGCACCCGCTCCTGAGATCGATTCGACGCTGGTGCTGCACTTGCCGCTCACCGAGCCGGAAGGTCCACTGCGTGGCTTGGTGGACGGCGAGTCGCGCGAGTGGCCTGCCAACCTTTCCCGCATCGATGCCCCCTTGGGCAAGGCCCCCGTCGTGAGCGATGGTCCGGTGGACCTCGGGGATCTCGGCAACTTCAAGCGTGAGGATCGCATCACCTACGGTGGCTTCATCCGGGTGGAGGGCACACCTACCGGCGCGGTCGTCGCGCGCATGAATCCGGCCCAGTCGTTCCGTGGCTGGGATCTTTATCTCCAAGGCGGCCAGCCCGCGGCCCACGTCATCGACACCTGGGACAATTCCGCCAACAAGATCGTGGCACCGGCACCCTTGCCTTCCGGCGAATGGCATCACGTGATGGTGACCTTCGACGGCACGACCCCGGGCCAGCAGGCCAGCGCCATCTATATCGATGGCAAGCGCCAGAACGCCGCCCCCTATCCGAACACCGTCGGCGGCACCATCGAGACCGATGTTCCCTTGCGTCTGGGCGCGCGTCACAATGACGACTCGAAGTTGAACGGAAAGGTGGCCCTCCAGGATTTCCGCTTCTACCGCCGGCTGCTCTCCGACCAGGAAATCGGCACACTGGCCCAGAATGCGATGCTCCAGCACATCGCTTCGATCCCTGCCGAGCAGCGCACCAAGGAGCAGGTCGACTCGCTCTTCAATTACTACCTCGTCAATGTCGACGCACCCACCCGGGATCTACAGGCCAAGCTCGAAGGTCTGAAGTCCGAGCAATCCACGCTCCGCAGCCGCGGTTCCGTCTCGTTGGTGATGGAGGAGAAGAAGGATGAGCCCTTCGCCCACGTGCTGACGCGCGGGGTTTACTCGGACAAGGGCGAGCGGGTCACGCCCACGACGCCCGCCGTGCTTCCGCCGATGGCCGCGGACTCCCCCAAGAACCGCCTGGGGCTTGCCCGCTGGCTTAACGATCCGGCGAATCCCCTGCCCGCTCGAGTGACGATGAACCGGACATGGTACTATCTCTTCGGCACCGGCATCGTGGAGACCAATGATGACTTCGGCATCATGGGCGCACGCCCCAGCCATCCCAAGCTGTTGGATTGGCTGGCCGCCGAATTCGTGGATTCCAAATGGGACTATCGCCACATGCTGAAGCTCATCGTCACTTCCGCCGCCTATCAGCAATCCGGCGTCGTTTCTCCCGAGAAGCTTGAGAAGGATCCGTCCAATCGCCTGATCTCACGTGGCCCTCGCTATCGCATGGATGCGGAGGAATTGCGTGACATGGCCCTCTTCGCTGCGGACCTCATTTCGAACAAGGTCGGCGGCCCGCCAGTAAAGCCCTATCAGCCGGAGGGCATCTGGGAGGCGGTGGCGATGAAGGAATCGAACACCCGCAACTACAAGCAGGACAGCGGTGAGGCTCTCTACCGTCGCTCGCTCTACACTTTCTGGAAGCGCACCGCGCCGCACCCGGCGATGGAGATCCTGAATGCACCGAGCCGCGAGGTGTTCTGCGTTCGGCGGGACCGCACCAACACGCCATTGCAGGCTTTCGTGACTTTGAACGATCCGCAGTTCGTCGAAGCTTCGCGACGTCTCGCAGAGAATGCCATGAAGGCAGGATCGGATCCCGCGGCCCGTCTCGACTTCATCACCACGCGTCTTTTCTCCCGCAAGCTGGAGGATGCCGAAAGGAAGCTCGCCTTGGACACCCTCGATAGTGCGCTGGCTGCCTATCGCGCGGATGCCGACGCCGCCAAGGCTCTCATCGCAAATGGCGAAACCAAGGCGGATTCCGTGCTGGATGTGCCGGAACTCGCCGCATGGACCCTGGTCTCCAGCCAGCTCCTGAATCTGGACGAAACGCTGAACAAGTAA